Proteins from one Deinococcus apachensis DSM 19763 genomic window:
- a CDS encoding extracellular solute-binding protein: protein MKKTLLALTTLALATGALAADPPLPKAPTGKVTLEVWSWVPGLDKTVQAFEKTYPNIDVKVTNLGGGPQTYTKLRTALQAGSGAPDVAQIEYGFLPAFVDLGGLEDLSKYGANNYKKYFVPWTWGQVSPDGKAVFAIPQDTGPFAMVYRADLLQKYGVAAPKTWAEYEKAADTVRQKSGGKVKFGNFYSTYAPWFMALAWADGGQFFRREGDGWVQTLNNASAKKVLNYWYRLIKKGDVGTLQAFTADYWNAAGAGQVATNLEAAWGPGGYAGSLKDKSAGQWRAANLPQWTAGNTIRSGNWGGSSSVVTTQSKNKEAATLFALWLNLSQNALTNNWTNGGLFPASDAGLDLAVLRDKTKNPSKFFGGQDISSVYARASRGVNVNFQWAPWFPFVNDNFNKQMDLMLKGRLTPDQALDAWQRESLAEAKKQGYTVR from the coding sequence ATGAAGAAAACGCTGCTCGCCTTGACCACCCTGGCCCTCGCCACCGGCGCCCTGGCCGCCGATCCGCCCCTTCCCAAGGCGCCCACCGGCAAGGTGACGCTGGAGGTCTGGTCGTGGGTGCCGGGCCTGGACAAGACCGTGCAGGCCTTCGAGAAGACCTACCCCAACATCGACGTGAAGGTGACCAACCTGGGCGGCGGGCCGCAGACCTACACCAAGCTCCGCACCGCGCTTCAGGCGGGCAGCGGCGCCCCCGATGTGGCGCAGATCGAGTACGGCTTCCTACCCGCCTTCGTGGACCTGGGCGGCCTGGAGGACCTGAGCAAGTACGGGGCGAACAACTACAAGAAGTACTTCGTGCCCTGGACCTGGGGCCAGGTCAGCCCTGACGGCAAGGCCGTGTTCGCCATCCCGCAGGACACCGGCCCCTTCGCCATGGTCTACCGCGCGGACCTGCTTCAGAAGTACGGCGTGGCGGCGCCGAAGACCTGGGCCGAGTACGAGAAGGCCGCCGACACCGTTCGCCAGAAGAGCGGCGGCAAGGTCAAGTTCGGCAACTTCTACTCCACCTACGCGCCGTGGTTCATGGCGCTCGCTTGGGCGGACGGTGGACAGTTCTTCCGCCGCGAGGGCGACGGCTGGGTGCAGACCCTGAACAACGCGAGCGCCAAGAAGGTGCTGAACTACTGGTACCGCCTGATCAAGAAGGGCGACGTGGGCACCCTCCAGGCCTTCACCGCCGACTACTGGAACGCGGCGGGCGCCGGACAGGTGGCTACCAACCTCGAAGCGGCCTGGGGTCCAGGCGGATACGCGGGCAGCCTGAAGGACAAGAGCGCCGGGCAGTGGCGGGCGGCCAACCTGCCCCAGTGGACGGCGGGCAACACCATTCGCAGCGGTAACTGGGGCGGCAGCTCCAGCGTCGTGACCACCCAGAGCAAGAACAAGGAGGCCGCGACCCTCTTCGCCCTGTGGCTCAACCTGTCGCAGAACGCCCTCACCAACAACTGGACCAACGGCGGCCTGTTCCCCGCCAGCGACGCGGGCCTGGACCTCGCGGTGCTGCGGGACAAGACGAAGAACCCCAGCAAGTTCTTCGGCGGGCAGGACATCAGCTCCGTGTACGCCCGGGCCAGCCGCGGGGTGAATGTGAACTTCCAGTGGGCCCCGTGGTTCCCCTTCGTGAACGACAACTTCAACAAGCAAATGGACCTGATGCTCAAGGGCCGCCTGACGCCCGATCAGGCGCTCGACGCCTGGCAGCGCGAGAGCCTCGCCGAGGCGAAGAAGCAGGGGTATACCGTCCGCTGA
- a CDS encoding carbohydrate ABC transporter permease: MTISQTTQARPTSRRLRPPRFTALQLLALGLFALYSLLPLWWVLVTISKDNGQLFSTFGLWFAAPGHLAENWHTLVTRDDGIFLRWLLNSVLYAGASAIGSMFVSAAAGYAFSAYDFRGKNALFALILATIMVPGTALVLPLFLMMQKLALLNTYWAVILPALVNPFGLYLMRLFWDAGFPRELMEAARIDGAGDWTIFRQLGLPLVRGGLVTVGLFAFVGAWNNFFLPLVVVNRSELFPLTLGLSIWNQTSSSSGQEPLYTVIVLGALVSILPLLLAFLTLGRYWQGGLATGAVKG; this comes from the coding sequence ATGACGATCTCCCAGACCACACAGGCCAGGCCCACCTCCCGCCGCCTGCGCCCGCCGCGCTTCACGGCGCTGCAACTGCTCGCGCTGGGCCTGTTCGCCCTGTACTCGCTGCTGCCGCTGTGGTGGGTCCTGGTGACGATCTCCAAGGACAACGGGCAACTGTTCTCCACCTTCGGGCTGTGGTTCGCCGCGCCGGGACATCTCGCCGAGAACTGGCACACGCTCGTCACCCGCGACGACGGCATCTTCCTGCGCTGGCTGCTAAACAGCGTGCTGTACGCGGGGGCCTCGGCCATTGGCAGCATGTTCGTCAGCGCGGCGGCGGGCTACGCCTTCAGCGCGTACGACTTCCGGGGCAAGAATGCCCTCTTCGCCCTGATCCTCGCCACCATCATGGTGCCGGGCACCGCGCTCGTGCTGCCCCTCTTCCTGATGATGCAGAAGCTGGCGCTGCTGAACACGTACTGGGCCGTGATCCTGCCCGCGCTCGTGAACCCCTTCGGGCTGTACCTGATGCGGCTGTTCTGGGATGCGGGCTTTCCGCGCGAGCTGATGGAGGCAGCGCGCATCGACGGGGCGGGCGACTGGACGATCTTCCGGCAGCTCGGCCTGCCCCTGGTGCGCGGCGGGCTGGTCACGGTCGGCCTGTTCGCCTTCGTCGGCGCGTGGAACAACTTCTTCCTGCCGCTCGTGGTGGTGAACCGCAGCGAACTCTTCCCCCTCACGCTGGGCCTGAGCATCTGGAACCAGACGAGCAGTTCCAGTGGGCAGGAACCCCTTTACACCGTGATCGTGCTCGGCGCCCTCGTCTCCATCCTGCCGCTGCTCCTCGCCTTCCTGACGCTCGGCCGGTACTGGCAGGGCGGCCTGGCGACCGGCGCCGTGAAGGGCTGA
- the ligA gene encoding NAD-dependent DNA ligase LigA — protein MSQPAQGTSPVQATLDEYQALRAEVERHARAYHEQDAPEIPDDVYDRLVRDLRAIEEAHPEWVEEGTPTQAVGGAPSSAFQPVNHPTPMTSLDNVFDDEELAEWQEKLARALNLPPDYDGFTYTGELKIDGLSVNLYYVDGVLQWAATRGNGVTGEMVTEQVLTVPGIPRELPGLTGELEVRGEVYMSRAEFAAYNARAEELGLPLLKNPRNGAAGALRQKDPEVTRTRNLKALFYALGRRGGIPVRSQGEVLEWLEGQGFPVSRYSETFTGLEAAADYHRRMVTQRASFEFDADGTVLKLNPLNLQAEAGFTSRAPRWAIAYKFPVEEVETTLESITINVGRTGKLAPLAHLSPRLIEGSTVSKATLHNEDYIRDMDLRIGDTVVVRKSGGVIPQIMRVVLEKRPEGAEPYAFPTHCPECGHEAVRAEGDANTYCPNPACPAQQFERLRYFVSRSAMDVRGIGEKLIEQLLAVGLVKDAADLYILSAEQLAALERSGEKKASNILAQLEASKTRPLWRLINALGISHVGERNAQALARAFGTLDALLAATPEQIEAVPGMGGILAQSVTAALADENMRGLIRRLRGRGLNPVEETAPRGDALAGLSFVLTGTLSRPREEVKAQLEAAGGRVTGSVTKKTSYLVAGEEAGSKLDRARELGIPVLDEAGLAALLEERGV, from the coding sequence ATGAGTCAGCCCGCCCAAGGCACGTCCCCGGTCCAAGCCACCCTGGACGAGTACCAGGCCCTGCGCGCCGAGGTCGAGCGCCACGCCCGCGCGTACCACGAGCAGGACGCCCCCGAAATCCCCGATGACGTGTACGACCGGCTGGTGCGCGACCTGCGGGCCATCGAGGAGGCGCACCCGGAGTGGGTGGAGGAGGGCACGCCCACCCAGGCGGTCGGGGGCGCTCCCAGCTCGGCCTTCCAGCCCGTGAACCACCCCACCCCCATGACCAGCCTCGACAACGTGTTCGACGACGAGGAGCTGGCCGAGTGGCAGGAGAAGCTGGCCCGCGCACTGAACCTCCCCCCCGACTACGACGGCTTCACGTACACGGGGGAACTCAAGATCGACGGCCTGAGCGTGAACCTGTACTACGTGGACGGCGTCTTGCAGTGGGCGGCCACGCGCGGCAACGGCGTGACGGGCGAGATGGTGACCGAGCAGGTTTTGACGGTGCCCGGCATTCCCCGCGAGCTGCCGGGCCTCACGGGCGAGCTGGAGGTGCGCGGCGAGGTGTACATGAGCCGGGCCGAATTTGCCGCCTACAACGCCCGCGCCGAGGAGCTGGGCCTGCCGCTGCTGAAAAACCCCCGCAATGGGGCCGCCGGGGCACTGCGCCAGAAGGACCCGGAGGTGACCCGCACCCGCAACCTCAAGGCGCTCTTCTACGCGCTGGGCAGGCGGGGAGGCATTCCGGTCCGGTCCCAGGGGGAGGTGCTGGAGTGGCTGGAAGGGCAGGGCTTCCCGGTCAGCCGCTACAGCGAGACCTTCACCGGACTGGAAGCCGCCGCTGACTACCACCGCCGCATGGTCACGCAACGCGCCAGCTTCGAGTTCGACGCGGACGGCACGGTGCTCAAGCTCAACCCCCTGAACCTCCAGGCCGAGGCGGGCTTCACCAGCCGCGCGCCCCGCTGGGCCATCGCCTACAAGTTCCCGGTGGAGGAGGTCGAGACGACGCTGGAGAGCATCACGATCAACGTGGGCCGCACCGGCAAACTCGCGCCGCTGGCGCACCTCTCGCCCCGGCTGATCGAGGGGAGTACCGTCTCCAAAGCGACCCTGCACAACGAGGACTACATCCGCGACATGGACCTGCGGATCGGCGACACGGTGGTCGTCCGCAAGTCGGGCGGCGTGATTCCGCAGATCATGCGGGTGGTCCTCGAAAAGCGGCCGGAGGGTGCCGAACCCTACGCCTTCCCCACCCATTGTCCCGAGTGCGGCCACGAGGCCGTGCGCGCGGAGGGCGACGCGAACACCTACTGCCCCAACCCCGCCTGTCCGGCCCAGCAGTTCGAGCGCCTGCGCTACTTCGTCTCCCGGAGCGCGATGGACGTGCGCGGCATCGGGGAAAAACTGATCGAGCAACTCCTCGCGGTGGGGCTCGTGAAGGACGCGGCCGACCTCTACATCCTGAGCGCGGAACAGCTCGCGGCCCTGGAGCGCAGCGGCGAGAAGAAGGCGTCGAACATCCTCGCGCAACTGGAGGCGAGCAAGACTCGGCCCCTGTGGCGCCTGATCAACGCGCTGGGGATCAGCCACGTGGGGGAGCGCAACGCGCAGGCCCTCGCCCGCGCCTTCGGCACCCTCGACGCGCTGCTCGCCGCCACGCCCGAGCAGATCGAGGCCGTCCCCGGAATGGGCGGCATTCTGGCCCAGAGCGTGACTGCCGCCCTGGCCGACGAGAACATGCGGGGCCTGATTCGCCGCCTGCGGGGGCGCGGCCTGAACCCGGTGGAGGAGACGGCCCCGCGCGGCGACGCGCTGGCGGGCCTGAGCTTCGTCCTGACCGGCACCCTCTCCCGCCCCCGCGAGGAGGTCAAGGCGCAGTTGGAAGCGGCCGGAGGGCGGGTCACCGGCAGCGTGACCAAAAAGACCAGCTATCTCGTCGCGGGCGAGGAGGCGGGCAGCAAGCTCGACCGCGCCCGCGAGCTGGGGATTCCGGTGCTGGACGAGGCGGGACTCGCGGCGCTGCTGGAGGAAAGGGGAGTGTAG
- a CDS encoding carbohydrate ABC transporter permease, protein MKAPRIVPWLFLAPFLLLFTAFYVAPVVYAGYLSLFIKKRGAFGPARDVFGGVANYVRAFQDSDFLASLLNILKFGLVQVPLMIVLATALALILDGVKGRAQGFFRTAFYLPYTIPSVVAGLLWGYLYSKNLSPFNQITGLQTDFLSSSVVLWSIANIVTWTWTGYNMITLYAALQNIPGDLYEAARIDGASSWTLTRYIKLPLLKPSLLLVLIFSIIGTMQIFAEPFVLRPLGYVPDNITPNTYLYLVASRDGNFSYAATLAILLAVFTFLLSAVFLRFTRRGGEL, encoded by the coding sequence GTGAAGGCACCGCGCATCGTCCCCTGGCTGTTCCTGGCCCCCTTTCTGCTGCTCTTTACCGCGTTCTACGTGGCCCCAGTCGTGTACGCCGGATACCTCAGCCTGTTCATCAAGAAGCGCGGCGCGTTCGGCCCGGCCCGCGACGTCTTCGGCGGGGTCGCCAACTACGTCCGCGCGTTTCAGGACTCCGATTTCCTCGCCAGCCTGCTGAACATCCTCAAGTTCGGGCTGGTGCAGGTGCCGCTGATGATTGTGCTCGCCACGGCCCTGGCCCTGATCCTCGACGGGGTGAAGGGCCGCGCGCAGGGCTTTTTCCGCACCGCCTTCTACCTGCCGTACACGATCCCCAGCGTGGTTGCGGGCCTGCTGTGGGGCTACCTGTACTCTAAGAACCTCTCGCCGTTCAACCAGATCACTGGGCTCCAGACCGACTTTCTGTCGAGCAGCGTGGTGCTGTGGAGCATCGCCAACATCGTCACGTGGACATGGACGGGGTACAACATGATTACGCTGTACGCCGCCCTCCAGAACATCCCCGGCGACCTGTACGAGGCCGCGCGCATCGACGGCGCGTCGAGCTGGACGCTGACCCGCTACATCAAGCTGCCGCTGCTGAAGCCCAGCCTGCTCCTCGTCCTGATCTTCTCCATCATAGGGACCATGCAGATCTTCGCGGAGCCCTTCGTGTTGCGGCCACTGGGCTACGTGCCCGACAACATCACGCCGAACACGTACCTGTACCTGGTGGCGAGCCGCGACGGGAACTTCAGCTACGCGGCGACGCTCGCTATTTTGCTCGCGGTGTTCACATTCCTGCTCAGCGCCGTGTTCCTGCGCTTCACCCGCCGGGGAGGTGAACTATGA
- a CDS encoding BMP family lipoprotein, with translation MQKFVTFALATAVTAAATLAAAQGAVRVGIAFDAGGKFDKSFNQSAYEGTQRASKTLGVQVKDFEPSDPSQTVQGIRSFANEGFDLTIGVGFANNASITQVAKENPELYFGLVDDVSPAKNVASLVFSEEQGSYLVGYLAGLNSSTGVVGFVGGMDVPLIHKFEAGYTAGVKAANPRARVIAQYVGTTPDAWNNPGRAKEIAASMRARGTDIIFAAAGASGNGVIDYVKQTQCLKAANLPSGVKFNTNNFAKVTKSASYQKACAGNTRPLFFIGVDSNQNYLGDFDKNPATLNHGLTSMLKRVDNAVYALIRDVKDNKFKGGERRFGLKENGVGYAVDQYNRALIPSSQVAKVEAAKAQIIAGKIKVPTK, from the coding sequence ATGCAGAAATTCGTGACGTTCGCCCTCGCCACCGCCGTGACCGCCGCCGCCACCCTCGCCGCCGCGCAGGGCGCCGTGCGGGTCGGCATCGCCTTTGACGCGGGCGGCAAGTTCGACAAGAGCTTCAACCAGAGCGCCTACGAGGGGACCCAGCGCGCCAGCAAGACCCTGGGCGTGCAGGTCAAGGACTTCGAGCCCAGCGACCCCAGCCAGACGGTGCAGGGCATCCGCTCGTTTGCCAACGAGGGCTTCGACCTGACCATCGGCGTGGGCTTTGCCAACAACGCCTCGATCACCCAGGTCGCCAAGGAGAACCCCGAGCTGTACTTCGGCCTGGTGGACGACGTGTCCCCCGCCAAGAACGTCGCCAGCCTGGTCTTCTCCGAGGAGCAGGGCAGCTACCTGGTGGGCTACCTGGCCGGGCTGAACTCCAGCACGGGCGTGGTGGGCTTTGTGGGCGGCATGGACGTGCCCCTGATCCACAAGTTCGAGGCGGGCTACACGGCGGGCGTGAAGGCTGCCAACCCCAGGGCGCGCGTGATCGCCCAGTACGTGGGCACCACCCCCGATGCGTGGAACAACCCCGGCCGGGCCAAGGAGATCGCCGCTTCCATGCGGGCGCGCGGCACCGACATCATCTTCGCGGCGGCGGGCGCGAGCGGCAACGGCGTGATCGACTACGTCAAGCAGACCCAGTGCCTCAAGGCGGCCAACCTCCCGTCGGGCGTGAAGTTCAACACCAACAACTTCGCCAAGGTGACCAAGAGCGCCAGCTACCAGAAGGCCTGCGCGGGCAACACCCGCCCGCTGTTCTTCATCGGTGTGGACTCGAACCAGAACTACCTGGGCGACTTCGACAAGAACCCCGCCACCCTCAACCACGGCCTGACCTCCATGCTCAAGCGCGTCGACAACGCGGTGTACGCGCTGATCAGGGACGTCAAGGACAACAAGTTCAAGGGCGGCGAGCGCCGCTTCGGCCTGAAGGAAAACGGCGTGGGCTACGCGGTGGACCAGTACAACCGCGCCCTGATCCCCAGCAGCCAGGTCGCCAAGGTCGAGGCCGCGAAGGCCCAGATCATCGCGGGCAAGATCAAGGTGCCCACGAAGTAA